A stretch of Coccidioides posadasii str. Silveira chromosome 2, complete sequence DNA encodes these proteins:
- a CDS encoding uncharacterized protein (EggNog:ENOG410PM0K~COG:S~BUSCO:9023at33183) — MAEGNHTGPEPSDEIADTPMDDGSNFYNTPLNGGTPLPSSHAANPTKFERPPTPEKPRPQIPGLSLCNQPNRQEPQSHSEQDSGSTIADSLDLVITAIEAAAKEESEGIAGGTTGADVGAGGIEKGVAASIETEVKQETEAPACVKNEAQEQIQERDITILAAEGAISDNVPAATNEITMTEAAPEENGEREWETDSSPYESSSDSSSDSSSDSSDEDEDYELLDPEEQARILMAAAGSDDEDGKDERSAARDVRTANEKPEEIVPKPDITITPGMKVEMLGSVESVVDNIVLIKANISGEYQVLEAGSVLCLANLEVIGVVSDTFGKVEQPLYTVQFTNQEEIQKAGIEKGIPVFYVVDHSTFVFTQPLKGLKGSDASNLHDEEIGEDEVEFSDDEAEAEYKRQLKLKRQQKREGRPEAGRKGKRRGVPLRPSGLKNMELNYDDEPQDDGYNTLQRPKDLHEQMMTRDATAQEGSYRRFDGSPHGGRGRGRGRGRGHDRGRGGRDRGGGNRYQPHRDEFQQQPSSEEPPVNPHRHSSNGYVPPPPPPPYNPNSATYTQPPAAPQGYPAISPQASQFPFPNLPLPPQQARFAFPPPGSHINPAFFPILMQQHQQPQHQPSISPSVPPSQTSTDAFAAAQAQIDLLRRLSGGGS; from the exons aTGGCGGAGGGAAACCATACGGGCCCCGAGCCTTCAGACG AGATCGCCGATACTCCTATGGACGATGGTAGCAATTTCTATAACACGCCCCTTAATGGAGGCACCCCTCTCCCGTCGTCTCATGCCGCGAACCCAACCAAATTCGAGCGGCCTCCGACACCAGAGAAGCCTCGTCCGCAAATACCGGGATTGAGTCTTTGCAACCAGCCTAACAGACAAGAGCCGCAGTCGCATTCTGAGCAAGATAGTGGGTCTACGATAGCCGACTCTCTGGACCTAGTTATTACGGCAATAGAAGCTGCGGCGAAAGAGGAGTCAGAAGGCATCGCAGGCGGCACAACAGGGGCGGATGTTGGGGCTGGGGGTATAGAAAAGGGAGTGGCGGCATCGATTGAGACGGAAGTTAAGCAAGAGACGGAAGCCCCTGCTTGTGTGAAGAACGAAGCTCAAGAACAGATACAAGAGCGAGACATTACGATACTTGCTGCTGAAGGCGCGATATCCGACAATGTTCCTGCTGCTACTAACGAAATCACGATGACTGAAGCTGCGCCGGAAGAGAATGGTGAGAGGGAGTGGGAGACGGATTCCTCACCCTATGAATCGTCGTCTGATTCATCCTCCGATTCATCGTCAGATTCAAgcgatgaggatgaagattATGAGTTACTCGATCCCGAAGAACAAGCTCGCATCTTGATGGCCGCTGCAGGATCTGACGATGAAGATGGCAAGGACGAAAGATCAGCCGCGAGAGACGTGAGAACCGCTAATGAGAAACCAGAAGAGATTGTCCCTAAGCCAGATATCACTATCACGCCCGGTATGAAAGTTGAGATGCTTGGGAGTGTAGAATCGGTTGTTgataatattgttttgatTAAGGCGAATATATCTGGGGAATACCAGGTGCTCGAGGCCGGTTCGGTTCTCTGTCTAGCAAACCTGGAAGTCATTGGGGTTGTGTCCGATACTTTTGGGAAGGTTGAACAGCCACTCTACACGGTTCAATTTACGAATCAGGAGGAAATTCAGAAAGCGGGCATAGAAAAAGGTATTCCGGTCTTTTACGTTGTTGATCACTCGACATTTGTTTTCACACAACCTCTCAAGGGACTGAAAGGGAGTGACGCGTCAAACTTACACGACGAGGAAATCGGAGAAGACGAAGTGGAGTTCTCCGACGATGAAGCTGAAGCGGAATACAAGCGGCAGCTCAAGTTGAAGCGTCAGCAGAAACGTGAAGGCCGACCCGAGGCTGGTAGGAAAGGCAAACGTCGGGGTGTGCCTTTACGTCCCTCTGGGCTGAAAAATATGGAGCTTAACTACGATGATGAGCCTCAAGATGATGGTTATAATACCTTACAACGGCCAAAAGATCTGCATGAGCAGATGATGACCCGTGACGCGACGGCTCAAGAAGGCTCCTATCGTCGTTTTGATGGAAGTCCGCATGGCGGTAGAGGAAGAGGCAGAGGTAGAGGCAGAGGACACGACCGAGGGAGAGGAGGTCGCGATAGGGGCGGTGGGAACAGGTATCAGCCTCATAGGGACGAGTTTCAACAGCAGCCTTCTTCCGAGGAACCACCCGTTAACCCCCATCGCCATTCTTCGAATGGATACgttccaccaccaccgccgccaCCTTATAATCCAAATTCTGCCACCTACACACAGCCGCCTGCAGCTCCTCAAGGTTATCCTGCAATCTCTCCGCAAGCGTCCCAATTTCCTTTTCCCAACCTTCCTCTCCCTCCGCAGCAAGCTCGTTTTGCTTTCCCGCCACCAGGCTCTCACATTAACCCGGCATTCTTCCCGATCCTTATGCAACAACACCAGCAACCCCAGCACCAGCCATCTATATCCCCCTCAGTGCCACCATCCCAAACGTCTACCGATGCATTTGCTGCTGCCCAGGCGCAGATAGATTTACTTAGACGATTGAGTGGCGGAGGGTCATGA
- the ALG9 gene encoding mannosyltransferase (CAZy:GT22~BUSCO:225918at4751~EggNog:ENOG410PIIT~COG:G~TransMembrane:12 (o33-51i86-103o109-125i137-156o162-180i192-215o230-247i259-278o298-318i327-347o359-380i392-412o)~BUSCO:3388at33183): MAPKAPESSSESSAAPQTNAKPVPQPFFLPLNVVFYLCLFSNVLAAVLAPIQDCDEVFNYWEPTHYLSHGYGLQTWEYSPEYSIRSWLYITLHAFVAKISTFFTRTKSAQFYFVRMALAFTCTMCETRLYSVISRTLNPRIGVLFLMIMLFSPGMFHASTALLPSSFAMYTSMLGLSAFLDSRRGLQTARGIMWFGIGALIGWPFAGALVVPFVLEELVLGIIFQEVQPVFSRIFSGIARCLGVLLLEVAVDSFFYRKLVVVPWNIVAYNVFGGAGKGPDIFGTEPWTFYARNLLLNFNIWFVLALSSGPLLALQALFRPHKTSKETLLRSITYLFPFYLWLGIFTFQPHKEERFMYPAYPFLALNAAIGLHILLAYLGSNNRQELVGRIPVKLKFAVIISAALFGLNLGLLRIVGMTTAYNAPLKVFGDLEQPNITSTGDFVCVGKEWYRFPSSFFLPDNLRAKFVRSEFKGLLPGEFVESKKSGPFAGTWMVPSGMNDMNQEDVSKYTDISQCDFLVDSYFLGDRESDLQPHYILDDKMWEKVSCKPFLDSGRTGALGRILWVPDLPFIPKNMQRKYGQYCLLKRRAVNV, translated from the exons ATGGCTCCCAAAGCTCCAGAGTCAAGTAGCGAATCTTCCGCAGCTCCGCAGACGAACGCAAA ACCGGTTCCCCAGCCCTTCTTCCTCCCGTTGAATGTCGTTTTCTACCTTTGCCTTTTCTCTAATGTCCTAGCTGCCGTGTTGGCGCCTATCCAAGATTGCGATGAAGTCTTCAACTACTGGGAACCAACCCATTACCTCTCGCACGGTTATGGCCTTCAAACTTGGGAATACTCTCCGGAATATTCTATCCGAAGCTGGTTATACATCACCCTCCATGCCTTTGTCGCGAAGATATCTACCTTTTTTACGCGTACCAAGTCAGCTCAGTTCTACTTTGTCCGTATGGCGTTAGCCTTCACCTGCACGATGTGCGAAACGCGGCTTTACTCGGTGATCTCGCGCACATTGAACCCGCGGATCGGAGTGCTCTTCCTTATGATAATGCTATTTAGTCCCGGCATGTTCCATGCTTCTACTGCCCTTTTGCCGTCTAGCTTTGCAATGTACACATCCATGTTGGGTTTATCGGCGTTCCTAGATTCGCGTCGCGGTCTCCAAACAGCCAGGGGTATTATGTGGTTCGGAATTGGTGCTCTGATTGGATGGCCGTTTGCCGGAGCTTTGGTGGTACCGTTCgttcttgaagagcttgTCCTTGGGATTATATTTCAGGAAGTTCAACCGGTCTTTTCGAGGATTTTCAGTGGTATTGCCAGATGTCTAGGAGTTTTG CTTCTTGAGGTGGCTGTTGATAGTTTCTTCTACCGTAAGCTCGTGGTTGTTCCCTGGAACATAGTGGCCTACAACGTCTTTGGTGGTGCTGGAAAAGGCCCCGACATCTTCGGCACCGAGCCGTGGACCTTTTACGCGCGGAACTTGCTACTCAACTTCAATATATGGTTCGTGCTGGCGTTGTCTAGCGGTCCGCTGCTCGCACTACAAGCATTATTCCGCCCCCACAAGACATCCAAGGAGACATTACTGAGGTCTATAACATACCTCTTTCCATTTTATCTCTGGCTTGGGATTTTCACCTTTCAGCCTCACAAAGAAGAGCGATTCATGTACCCTGCATATCCGTTTCTCGCGTTGAACGCCGCAATTGGCCTACATATACTGCTTGCCTATCTAGGATCAAACAACCGTCAAGAACTGGTTGGTCGTATTCCCGTGAAACTGAAATTTGCCGTGATCATAAGCGCCGCGCTTTTTGGGCTCAACCTCGGCCTTTTGAGGATCGTGGGCATGACGACCGCATATAATGCTCCACTCAAGGTTTTCGGGGACCTGGAACAACCGAATATAACTAGTACCGGAGATTTTGTTTGTGTCGGGAAGGAATGGTATCGCTTTCCTTCGTCATTCTTCTTGCCCGATAATTTGCGGGCTAAGTTTGTCAGAAGTGAATTTAAGGGCTTATTGCCCGGAGAGTTCGTGGAATCGAAGAAAAGCGGACCATTCGCAGGGACTTGGATGGTTCCATCGGGGATGAATGATATGAATCAGGAGGATGTCTCCAAATAC ACCGATATCTCGCAATGTGACTTTTTGGTGGATTCTTATTTTCTCGGAGATAGAGAATCTGACCTCCAACCTCATTACATCCTCGATGATAAAATGTGGGAGAAAGTTTCTTGCAAACCGTTCCTCGACAGCGGCCGTACAGGCGCTTTGGGTCGCATCCTCTGGGTTCCTGATTTGCCATTTATTCCCAAGAACATGCAACGCAAATATGGACAATATTGTCTACTTAAACGGAGGGCTGTCAACGTCTGA
- a CDS encoding uncharacterized protein (EggNog:ENOG410PFBI~COG:S~TransMembrane:1 (o16-37i)), with protein sequence METLTQIANQFYVRELVGILLFASTTSWVINTLLRIFGARSIKRPRTPDLEKPSIQAQRTKQIDRKQGEWIPQDFKRPDPVAYPNWDVHTSQPKPYRPFRYGPKYFITMGLRSMKWDEWIELDNHYPRYHADKARRIKEREKKCVMVAPEAMDGVIELLEELCSYLPMRYPSLFRKTPVGIDNLLTGESFNITQRPFAENPMTTCARLIQDDLALMFEKPDGQYYLLAGAVLLAGFWRIEDKFGMRLSEIHTSGDVPGYQTKLEKGMMNFFRRIKPSDPVLRNNYFIQVDEDLAWSYSIGPEDSKSVSWNTAAKNKAIQHHYFRSERQSLRRLPRSGAVVFTIRTYFEPITEIVKEPYVPGRLASAIRSWGDDVSRYKGREKYGEVLLDYLDKKHEEQLAAGLDLEKEDEIRSYPY encoded by the exons ATGGAAACTCTTACACAGATTGCCAACCAATTCTACGTAAGAGAACTAGTTGGAATTCTTCTCTTTGCCTCTACTACATCATGGGTAATCAATACCCTCCTGAGGATATTCGGTGCGCGTTCTATAAAGCGACCACGCACGCCTGATTTGGAGAAACCAAGTATACAGGCACAAAGGACGAAGCAAATTGACAGAAAACAAGGAG AATGGATACCGCAAGACTTCAAGCGGCCCGACCCTGTGGCGTACCCTAATTGGGATGTGCATACGTCTCAGCCGAAGCCATATCGGCCTTTTAGATATGGCCC GAAATATTTCATTACCATGGGATTGAGATCCATGAAGTGGGATGAATGGATTG AGTTGGATAATCACTATCCAAGATACCACGCTGACAAGGCCCGCCGTATCAAAGAACGAGAGAAAAAGTGCGTCATGGTTGCTCCCGAAGCGATGGACGGAGTGATCGAACTGCTAGAAGAGCT CTGCTCCTATCTCCCCATGCGCTACCCATCCCTCTTCCGCAAAACCCCCGTGGGCATCGACAACCTCCTCACCGgagaatctttcaacatcACGCAGCGTCCGTTCGCCGAAAACCCCATGACCACATGCGCGCGCCTCATCCAGGACGATCTAGCGCTCATGTTTGAAAAGCCCGACGGCCAATACTACCTCCTCGCGGGCGCCGTCCTCCTCGCAGGATTCTGGCGCATCGAAGATAAATTCGGCATGCGGCTCTCCGAAATCCACACCTCAGGCGACGTCCCCGGGTATCAAACCAAGCTTGAGAAGGGCATGATGAATTTCTTCCGGCGTATCAAGCCCTCGGATCCGGTCTTGCGGAATAACTACTTCATCCAGGTCGACGAGGACCTGGCGTGGTCGTACAGCATCGGGCCTGAGGATAGTAAGTCGGTTAGCTGGAACACGGCGGCGAAGAATAAGGCCATCCAGCATCATTACTTCCGCTCGGAGCGACAATCGCTGCGCCGCTTGCCGCGTTCTGGAGCCGTCGTGTTCACGATCCGGACATACTTTGAGCCGATTACAGAAATCGTCAAGGAGCCGTATGTGCCCGGGAGACTGGCGTCGGCGATTCGTAGCTGGGGGGACGATGTGTCGCGCTACAAGGGGAGAGAGAAGTACGGAGAAGTGCTGCTAGACTATCTAGATAAAAAACATGAGGAGCAGCTTGCTGCGGGGTTAGACTTGGAGAAAGAGGATGAGATTCGGAGTTATCCGTATTAG